A genomic segment from Lutibacter sp. A80 encodes:
- a CDS encoding Lrp/AsnC family transcriptional regulator has translation MKLDNINWKILKYLQQNSRQSNTEIAKKVGITSPAVAERIRKMEDAGVIEGYFAKISHTETSHQLKAIITLRAFMGRLKPFLETVKTFDEVVNCYRITGNENIIMEVVLKNQQHLEQLIDRLITYGETRTHIVLSNIVNNNPILKKV, from the coding sequence ATGAAATTAGATAATATAAACTGGAAAATCTTAAAATATTTACAGCAAAATTCACGCCAGTCTAATACTGAAATTGCTAAAAAAGTAGGTATTACTTCACCTGCTGTAGCTGAAAGAATTAGAAAAATGGAAGATGCAGGTGTAATTGAAGGTTATTTTGCTAAAATTTCACATACAGAAACTAGTCACCAACTAAAGGCTATAATTACTTTAAGAGCATTTATGGGTCGCTTAAAACCATTTTTAGAAACTGTAAAAACGTTTGATGAAGTTGTAAACTGTTATAGAATTACTGGTAATGAAAATATTATTATGGAAGTTGTATTAAAAAACCAACAACACCTAGAACAATTAATTGACAGACTTATTACCTATGGAGAAACAAGAACACATATAGTACTTTCAAATATTGTTAATAACAATCCTATTTTAAAGAAAGTATAA
- a CDS encoding sigma-70 family RNA polymerase sigma factor yields the protein MTTNQVWNNYSTDLKQFIISKVKDTTIADDILQDTFIKIHTKLHTLKDLKKLKSWTFSIARNSIMDYYNSRNLVFDLPELETDFEIENQNHTEKDCLQGILKTLPKKYRDPLFLSDIKGVKQTEISKILNLPLPTVKSQVQRARKLIAQGFMDCCGYIINDKGVLQGELKDKKDCKICNH from the coding sequence ATGACAACAAATCAAGTTTGGAATAATTATTCAACAGATTTAAAGCAATTTATCATCAGCAAAGTAAAAGATACTACTATTGCTGATGATATTTTACAAGATACCTTTATCAAAATTCATACAAAACTTCATACTTTAAAAGATTTAAAAAAGTTAAAATCTTGGACTTTTTCAATAGCTAGAAATTCTATTATGGATTATTATAATTCTCGAAATCTAGTATTTGATTTACCCGAATTAGAAACCGATTTTGAAATTGAAAATCAAAATCATACAGAAAAAGATTGTTTACAAGGAATATTAAAAACGCTTCCAAAAAAATATAGAGATCCTTTATTTTTATCAGACATTAAAGGAGTTAAGCAAACTGAAATTTCTAAAATTTTAAACCTTCCTTTACCAACAGTAAAATCTCAAGTTCAAAGAGCTAGAAAATTAATTGCACAAGGTTTTATGGATTGTTGTGGTTATATTATTAATGATAAAGGCGTACTACAAGGAGAATTAAAAGATAAAAAAGATTGTAAAATTTGTAATCATTAA